CATACTTCTGGACGTGCTCGGGATCGAGCGGCTCGCCATGCTCGTAGGCGTGGATGGTCTTGTGCTCGGCTCCGTGGTATGCGAAGACGCGCTGGATATCCTTGAGGCGGCTGATCACCCAGATGTAGGCGAAGAAGACGACGAGCCGCAGGACGCCATCGATGACGTTCCACGCGTACGTGCTCTTCTTCACCGCGTCTCCAAGCAGGTTCGTCAGCACGGCGGGGAGGATGACGAACACACCGATGGCGAGGGCGATGCCGATGACGAGCGTGACGGCGATCTCCGTGGCCGACAGCGTCACGTGCTCGCCGTCCTCGCCCTCGGAGGCGCCCGCATGCTCGGCGGAGATGGAGAAGGCGCGCATCGCGAGGACGAGCGTCTCGTAGAAGCCCCAGATGCCACGCACGATCGGCAAGCGCAGCCACGGTCGAGTGGTGGCGGCGCTCACGAGGTCGTGCTCCTCGATGTACAGCGTGCCGTCGGGACAGCGCACCGCGATAGCCCAGTTGTACTTGCCGCGCATCATGATGCCCTCGAGGACCGCCTGCCCCCCGATGTGGGTGTGCCTCTCGGCGTCAGCCACGTGGACCTGCTTTCGGATAGGGGTCGCCGCACGTCATCTTGCCTTCGGGACACGGCCCGCGACGACAGGCGGCGCCCGCGTCGTGGAAGACGTACGGTGCGGTCTCGGCGGCGATCTCTAGCATGCGCGTCGCGAGCTCGCGGATCTCCCACTGCGCGCGATTGCAGCATCGCAGCTCGAAGAAGTGGAGCAGCTCGCGTACGTTCATCGTGACGACGATCTTGGTCTCGGTGGCGTTGGGAAGGACGTAGCGCGCGTCCTCGGCCGACACTC
This is a stretch of genomic DNA from Coriobacteriia bacterium. It encodes these proteins:
- a CDS encoding DUF1385 domain-containing protein, with translation MADAERHTHIGGQAVLEGIMMRGKYNWAIAVRCPDGTLYIEEHDLVSAATTRPWLRLPIVRGIWGFYETLVLAMRAFSISAEHAGASEGEDGEHVTLSATEIAVTLVIGIALAIGVFVILPAVLTNLLGDAVKKSTYAWNVIDGVLRLVVFFAYIWVISRLKDIQRVFAYHGAEHKTIHAYEHGEPLDPEHVQKYGTLHVRCGTAFLLMVMVIAIVVFSLVPAHTLLTRILSRLVLAPLIAGIAYEVTVKWAGSRPNDPFVKAVLWPGMQLQRMTTRPPEDEMIEVAVAAMLPVIAREEAEDARAAAAEPV